The genomic interval GGAAGGACGGATTCATTTACTCCGGGCTATCGCGCTTACCTTGTAAAGACAGACTCATTGGGTTACATTCTATGGACAAGGCTGTATGGGGGTAGTTCATGGACCGACGGTTTCTGTGCCCAGCAAACCTCTGACGGCGGGTATGTAATTGTAGGAGACAAGGACTGCGGTGCATATCTTATAAAGACAGATGAGGAGGGAGGACTGAGGACGGATGCGGGGGTCGTGACTCTGGATGCTCCCGGGGACACAGTGTTGTCGGACTCAATCTGTGCTGTTGTGGCAACTGTTAGGAACTTTGGTGTTACTTCCGTAACCTTTGATGTGATTGCACGTATCGACTCGTTGTCGTCGGACGGTTACGAGGACACCGTTCAAGTGGAAGATCTTCCTCCGGATTCCTCAGTGGAGGTCGTGTTCAAGGATTGGCACGTACCTCCCACCGACTCTACGATCTATGAGATGGTTGTGTGCACTGCGGTTCCTCAGGATTGGGACACAAGCAATGACTGTCGGTCGAAATCTATCTTTGCCTATCATGTGACATACCGGGATGCGGGAGTAGTCTCTGTTGATTCCCCAGGGGATACGGTCTTTATAGACTCACTTTACCCGGTTATTGCGACCGTACAGAACTTCGGGAACATAGCCATAGACTTCGACGTGGTCGCTTTTATCGATGGATATGACGATAGAATCAGCGTGGAAGGTCTTGCGGTAGGTTCAACAATTCAGGTGACGTTCAGGGATTGGCAGGTCCCTCTGGCCGACTCTACTACCTACAGGATGGCGATCTGCACTGTACTTCCTCATGATAGTGATACCAGTAACGACTGCAGCTACAAGTCAATCTTTGCCTACAATCTGATTGGAATGCAAGAGGGAGTTAAGCACGGATTACAGGCTGCAGATTACAGATTGGAACAGAATGACCCGAATCCGCTTCGTGGTTCGACTGTAATGGGCTATTCCCTGCCTGCGGCTGTCCCTGTAAGTCTAAAGGTCTATGACATGGCCGGGAGACTGATTGAGATTCTTGTAGATGAAAACCAGGAGTCGGGGACTTACCGAATAAGGTGGCAGGCAAAGGACAGGCCGGCTGGTATCTATTTCTACCGTCTTCAGGCCGGGAACTTCGTGGACATGAAGAAGATGACGGTTGTTCACTAGTGGCCAAGCTATGTAGTTATTTGGGACAAAGAGAAATGGATAGGCATAGAGACAGTTCTTGCGCGTGGCCGTTCTTAGGGATTCTTCTCCTTGCTCTCCTCCTTCCGGTGTCATGTCTTGCTGAGATCACCTTTGAAAAGATCTTCTACGTATCCGGAGGGAGCAGAGGTTACTGTGTGCGGCAGACCGAGGAGGGCGGATATATCGTTGCAGGATATGGCGCCGGTGACGTTTACCTCATAAAGACAGACTCTCTAGGAGTCGCGATCTGGAATCGGAGATATGGCGGGGGGTCTAGTGATAGGGGCTACTGGGTCGAACAGACGCGTGATAGGGGATATATCATCACAGGAGAGACGTGGTCCTTCGGCGCGGGCGGGTCTGACGTTTACCTCATAAAGACAGACTCTTCGGGCGATACTGTCTGGACAAGGACCTACGGTGGCACATATAGCGATGAGGGACACTCCGTTAAGCAGACCTCGGACGGCGGTTACGTCATTGCCGGGATGACACTTCGCCCAGATATGCACATCTACCTCATAAAGACTGACTCGTTGGGGGATAGCGTGTGGACAAAGATCTATGGTGGCGTCTCTACGGCTGAGGCTCACTCTATTATAGAGATCGAAAACGGGGATTATGTAATCGCCGGACGCATATTCTCAACGGTGGAGCCAATCTTGGATAATGTGTATCTCATCAGGACAGACTCTGAGGGAGAAACGCTCTGGACGAGGACTTACGGCACAAATGCCTGGGATAGGGGTCGCAGTGTGGAGCAGACCGATGACGGTGGGTACATAATTGCGGGCGAGACAGGAGACGCCAACGCGGGCTGGGGCTATCTCTATCTCATTAAGACGGATTCCTTGGGCGACACTCTCTGGACTAGAACCTTTGGCGGAACTGGACGAGACAGGGCCTACTCTGCCCAGCAAACTTCGGATGGCGGGTACATAGTCACAGGATTCATACGGTTCGGTGATGCAGCCATAGAACAGTACGTTTACCTGGTGAGAACTGACTCCTTGGGAGACACCCTGTGGACTAGAACCTACGGCCATCCTTGGTCTTGTGGCTACTCTGTTCGGCAGGTCAATGACGGTGGATACGTGATCGCAGGAGGCACTTTCGGAGATCCTTATCTTGTCAAGACAGACGGGAACGGATTCGTGGAGAGAGATGGAGGGGTGCTCAGTCTTGACTCGCCTGGAGACACAGTATTCTGCGATTCCATCTATCCGGTCATTGCGACTATCAGGAACTTTGGACCTAACCCTGTTACGACTGGGGTAGTGGCCAGGATGGGTGCTTATTTCGACACAGTTGAGGTGCAAGATCTTGGACCATATTCCTCGGTCCAGGTAACCTTCAGGGATTGGCAGGTACCTCGGAGCGATTCTACAAACAACTTTCTGCAGGTCTGTACCAGTGTCGTCTATGATCGTGACACCACAAACGACTGCAAGGACAAGGTCATCTTCAGCTACATCCACAGATTCCATGATGCTGGATTTGTATCGATTGATTCCCCGGGGGATACAGTTTTTCCCGACTCTGTTTATTCCATCAAAGCGACTGTTCGGAACTTTGGGAATCTCATTGATACGTTGGATGTTGTCGTCTTCATTGACGGCTACCAGGATGAGGTTCGGTTAGAAGGTGTAGCCCCGAACTCCCCAGTGCAGGTCACATTCAAGGATTGGCAGGTGCCATCAATTGATTCTATCAGCTACATGATGATCGTCTGCGCCTACGTTTCGAATGACGTAGATACCTCCAACGACTGTGGGCATAAACTCATATTCGGGGTCTCACCGGTGGGTGTCGAAGAAGAATCGAATCGCAGATTGGAAATTGTGGATTACAGATTGAGCCAGAATCAACCGAATCCGTATAACCGATTGACATCGATAGAGTATTGTATGCCGGTTGGTTGCTCCGTCAGCCTAAGAGTCTTTGACATTACTGGACGGCCGGTGGAGACCCTTGTGGACAAGAAACAACGGGCAGGCGCCTACCGAGTCCGGTGGGACGCAAAGGATCAGTCTAGCGGTATCTACTT from candidate division TA06 bacterium carries:
- a CDS encoding T9SS type A sorting domain-containing protein, producing MRRTYLVVLLLAGIFLSAFVLPVASPGVITFEKTYGEDIDCYFGRAVQQTSDGGYVVAGFWQYGLFGDIGPLLFKTDSLGNRRWWQAIKPLFDNVANSVQQTFDGGYIVGTMFGMTKTDAVGREVWTRGYGSSVRSVRQTSGGGYIAAGGYLLMTDAVGNLLWARDYGDIGFSVLQTWDEGYVMAGYKDDQVYLVKADHHGDSLWARTYGTGTGYSVWETLDSGYVIGGVTGEDMYLVKTNSLGESLWTRTYGGTGRDYAYSVQQTSDGGYILAGRTDSFTPGYRAYLVKTDSLGYILWTRLYGGSSWTDGFCAQQTSDGGYVIVGDKDCGAYLIKTDEEGGLRTDAGVVTLDAPGDTVLSDSICAVVATVRNFGVTSVTFDVIARIDSLSSDGYEDTVQVEDLPPDSSVEVVFKDWHVPPTDSTIYEMVVCTAVPQDWDTSNDCRSKSIFAYHVTYRDAGVVSVDSPGDTVFIDSLYPVIATVQNFGNIAIDFDVVAFIDGYDDRISVEGLAVGSTIQVTFRDWQVPLADSTTYRMAICTVLPHDSDTSNDCSYKSIFAYNLIGMQEGVKHGLQAADYRLEQNDPNPLRGSTVMGYSLPAAVPVSLKVYDMAGRLIEILVDENQESGTYRIRWQAKDRPAGIYFYRLQAGNFVDMKKMTVVH
- a CDS encoding T9SS type A sorting domain-containing protein — its product is MDRHRDSSCAWPFLGILLLALLLPVSCLAEITFEKIFYVSGGSRGYCVRQTEEGGYIVAGYGAGDVYLIKTDSLGVAIWNRRYGGGSSDRGYWVEQTRDRGYIITGETWSFGAGGSDVYLIKTDSSGDTVWTRTYGGTYSDEGHSVKQTSDGGYVIAGMTLRPDMHIYLIKTDSLGDSVWTKIYGGVSTAEAHSIIEIENGDYVIAGRIFSTVEPILDNVYLIRTDSEGETLWTRTYGTNAWDRGRSVEQTDDGGYIIAGETGDANAGWGYLYLIKTDSLGDTLWTRTFGGTGRDRAYSAQQTSDGGYIVTGFIRFGDAAIEQYVYLVRTDSLGDTLWTRTYGHPWSCGYSVRQVNDGGYVIAGGTFGDPYLVKTDGNGFVERDGGVLSLDSPGDTVFCDSIYPVIATIRNFGPNPVTTGVVARMGAYFDTVEVQDLGPYSSVQVTFRDWQVPRSDSTNNFLQVCTSVVYDRDTTNDCKDKVIFSYIHRFHDAGFVSIDSPGDTVFPDSVYSIKATVRNFGNLIDTLDVVVFIDGYQDEVRLEGVAPNSPVQVTFKDWQVPSIDSISYMMIVCAYVSNDVDTSNDCGHKLIFGVSPVGVEEESNRRLEIVDYRLSQNQPNPYNRLTSIEYCMPVGCSVSLRVFDITGRPVETLVDKKQRAGAYRVRWDAKDQSSGIYFYRLQAGDFVETKKMTLLR